One Thalassotalea sediminis DNA segment encodes these proteins:
- a CDS encoding sulfite exporter TauE/SafE family protein, translated as MFITVVISCALIGCLAGFLAGLLGIGGGLVIVPALVYLLPLLGVNTELVMPISIATSLASIIFTSTSASFAHHKNSNIPWPLAKQLMVMIAFGAISGAYVADSLSTEFLTYIFATAVIILASYMLFSIRIQKSKPLPGNNIVRIIGFGTGYISSMMGIAGGAILVPLLSYYSVSIRHAIGTATICGLVVAFFGAIGFVITGLDQTGLPKWSLGYIYLPALLGIVLTSSLFAPYGVKMAGRLPVRYLQRMFAGFLILVAIRMIFR; from the coding sequence ATGTTTATAACTGTAGTAATTTCTTGTGCGCTCATAGGCTGTTTAGCTGGATTTCTTGCTGGATTACTTGGCATAGGTGGTGGATTGGTCATCGTACCCGCACTTGTCTATTTATTACCTTTGTTAGGTGTAAATACTGAACTGGTAATGCCTATTTCGATTGCAACGTCACTTGCCTCTATTATATTTACCTCAACGTCTGCAAGCTTTGCTCACCATAAAAATAGTAATATTCCTTGGCCACTTGCTAAGCAGCTTATGGTGATGATAGCGTTTGGCGCAATATCTGGCGCCTATGTTGCAGACTCACTTTCAACAGAATTTCTTACTTACATATTCGCTACCGCAGTAATCATTCTTGCTTCTTATATGTTGTTTTCTATTAGAATACAAAAGAGTAAGCCTTTGCCTGGTAATAATATTGTTCGAATAATTGGCTTCGGCACCGGCTATATTTCTAGCATGATGGGCATAGCTGGCGGTGCTATTTTAGTACCCTTACTAAGTTACTATTCTGTGTCTATTCGACATGCTATTGGTACGGCAACAATTTGCGGGCTTGTTGTAGCGTTTTTCGGGGCAATTGGCTTTGTGATCACCGGGTTAGATCAAACAGGTTTGCCTAAATGGAGTTTAGGGTATATCTATTTACCGGCATTATTAGGTATCGTCCTAACTTCTTCTCTGTTTGCGCCATATGGCGTTAAAATGGCTGGGCGTTTACCAGTAAGATACTTACAACGAATGTTTGCTGGTTTTTTAATTCTTGTTGCGATAAGGATGATTTTTCGCTAA
- the yegQ gene encoding tRNA 5-hydroxyuridine modification protein YegQ: MFKPELLSPAGSLKNMRYAFAYGADAVYAGQPRYSLRVRNNEFNLQTIKQGIDEAHSLGKKFYLVNNIAPHNSKLATFLKDIKPIIDMNPDALIMSDPGLIMLVREHFPDMAIHLSVQANAVNWATVKFWHQQGVERVILSRELSLDEIEEIRMRCPEMELEVFVHGALCMAYSGRCLLSGYINKRDPNQGTCTNACRWKYDVHEAKETETGDVIAQQPQIIVPETEKPIEDVVLLQEQGRPGEYMPAFEDEHGTYIMNSKDLRAVEHVDRLVKMGVHSLKIEGRTKSFYYCARTAQIYHQAILDALENKPFDQTLNTNLEHLAHRGYTEGFLQRHRPSDTQNYEYGYSKSDTQQFVGEVIRKNVDNGLLEIDVKNKFLVGDQLELMTPQGNISFTLTHMENRKGEAIIDAKGSGHKVFIALDTNLDLSFGIIMRYLQDGGTTRHPFAQNQAG; encoded by the coding sequence ATGTTTAAGCCAGAATTACTTTCACCTGCCGGTAGCCTTAAAAATATGCGTTATGCGTTTGCCTATGGTGCAGATGCGGTGTACGCAGGACAACCCAGATACTCACTCAGGGTAAGAAATAACGAATTTAACTTACAAACGATTAAGCAAGGCATTGACGAAGCGCACTCTTTAGGTAAAAAGTTTTACCTCGTCAATAACATAGCACCTCATAACAGCAAATTAGCGACATTCTTAAAAGACATAAAACCTATTATAGACATGAACCCAGATGCATTGATCATGTCTGATCCGGGATTAATTATGCTCGTACGTGAACACTTTCCAGACATGGCGATACATTTATCTGTCCAAGCAAATGCTGTGAACTGGGCAACCGTTAAATTTTGGCATCAACAAGGCGTGGAGCGCGTCATACTTTCCCGTGAATTATCGTTAGATGAAATAGAAGAGATTCGCATGCGTTGCCCTGAAATGGAATTAGAAGTATTTGTGCATGGCGCGCTATGTATGGCGTATTCGGGACGTTGTTTACTGTCTGGTTACATTAATAAACGTGATCCAAACCAAGGGACTTGCACCAACGCTTGTCGTTGGAAATATGATGTTCATGAAGCAAAAGAAACAGAAACTGGGGATGTGATCGCGCAACAACCTCAGATCATTGTGCCAGAGACTGAAAAGCCTATTGAAGATGTTGTACTATTGCAAGAGCAAGGTCGCCCCGGAGAGTATATGCCAGCATTTGAAGACGAGCATGGCACATACATTATGAATTCAAAAGATTTACGTGCTGTAGAGCATGTTGACCGACTTGTAAAAATGGGCGTGCATTCTTTAAAAATTGAAGGACGAACAAAATCTTTTTACTACTGTGCGCGTACCGCACAAATTTATCATCAAGCAATCTTGGACGCACTTGAAAACAAACCCTTTGATCAAACATTAAATACTAATTTAGAACATTTGGCGCATCGCGGTTACACAGAAGGTTTTTTACAACGTCACCGCCCTAGTGATACTCAAAATTATGAATATGGTTACTCCAAAAGTGACACTCAACAGTTTGTCGGTGAAGTTATCAGGAAAAATGTCGACAATGGATTACTTGAAATTGACGTAAAAAATAAATTTCTCGTCGGTGATCAATTAGAACTCATGACGCCACAAGGCAACATAAGTTTTACTTTAACGCACATGGAAAATCGCAAAGGCGAAGCTATTATTGACGCAAAGGGCTCGGGTCATAAAGTGTTTATTGCGCTTGATACAAACCTAGATTTGTCTTTTGGCATTATTATGCGTTACCTACAAGATGGTGGTACCACACGCCATCCTTTCGCACAAAACCAAGCAGGCTAA
- the mutH gene encoding DNA mismatch repair endonuclease MutH: MHKPSKPTSEKELLARAQNLAGLTLGEIATQFDIAVPRNLKKEKGWVGLLLEHALGATAGSRPEPDFVDLGIELKSIPINHAAKPLETTFVCVAPLTGLVGTTWNNCHLKHKLTRVLWVPVIAERHIPVAERIVCTPFLWSPNEYEESLMAQDWQELTDMIVLGNVENINGKHGQVLQLRPKAANSSAKTKAYNSEGKPFMTLPRGFYLKTNFTQYLINHHLCVV, from the coding sequence ATGCACAAGCCCAGTAAACCAACAAGTGAAAAAGAGCTGCTTGCTCGAGCACAAAACCTCGCGGGCCTGACCTTAGGTGAAATAGCAACACAATTTGACATTGCTGTTCCTCGTAATTTAAAAAAAGAAAAAGGTTGGGTTGGTTTACTCTTAGAGCATGCACTTGGCGCCACTGCTGGGTCACGCCCAGAACCAGACTTTGTAGATTTAGGTATCGAATTGAAATCAATCCCTATCAACCACGCGGCAAAACCCTTAGAAACAACCTTTGTTTGCGTTGCTCCTTTAACTGGGCTCGTTGGTACTACATGGAATAATTGTCATTTAAAGCATAAACTTACTAGAGTACTTTGGGTTCCAGTCATTGCTGAACGACACATTCCTGTCGCTGAACGTATTGTCTGCACGCCTTTTTTATGGAGTCCTAATGAATATGAAGAAAGTTTAATGGCTCAAGACTGGCAAGAACTAACAGATATGATAGTGTTAGGAAACGTTGAAAATATAAACGGTAAGCATGGGCAGGTTTTGCAACTAAGACCTAAAGCAGCAAACAGTAGTGCAAAAACAAAAGCGTATAACAGTGAAGGAAAACCCTTTATGACGTTACCACGAGGTTTTTATTTGAAAACCAATTTTACGCAATATTTAATCAACCATCATTTATGTGTTGTATGA
- the ptsP gene encoding phosphoenolpyruvate--protein phosphotransferase — MLTSLRKIVLEFSQDSELDSALNRIVSQVKKVMRTDCCSIYLADHQKQQFVLMATDGLAQESLGQTTLGFSEGLVGLVAQREEPLNIANARQHPHFLHAPEVKEDKLNAFLGTPIIHQRKVLGVISIQQETARYFTETEEAFLVTLAAQIATAMANAEATDILGKQQGNSQWVSSIKGVAGSAGVAMAPIFVIQPNIDLSVVTLKGTEDIVFEQKRFVDAVKATRADFEQMTTKLANTIADSSLDIFDMYKQLLDNANLGKEVSEKIALGWTAESALKLIIDGYVVQFEDLDDDYLRERASDIKDLGNRVLYNLKASNTKTHAVPEAFILVAEDVTAALVAEYQHLGLKGIVSLQGSNNSHAAILARSLAVPAVMGISRIPLGKIDQEMCIIDGYSGELFVAPNDALINEYEHLIAEETALTAKVKEVEALPAETPDGKSIEILLNAGLSSGFENSKNIGVAGIGLYRTEIPFMNKNCFPSEVEQTTLYQQVLHAFPNQVVTMRTLDVGGDKALPYFPIVEDNPFLGWRGIRITLDHPEIFLLQVRAMIRANAHCGNLEIMLPMISSIAEVDEAIRLINQAYYELSSEIEMTNDKVLPKPKVGIMLEVPSVIFQLGELAQKVDFFSVGSNDLTQYLLAVDRNNARVAGLYNSYHPSVLRALSMIAQESNRFMIPLSLCGELASEPAGALLLLAMGYDKISMNSHNVARIIWVIRHVEFKTAKAILSKVLTFSDAQQVIDYLNEQLEQLNLGGFVRAGM, encoded by the coding sequence ATGTTAACCAGTTTACGAAAAATAGTACTGGAATTTAGCCAAGATAGTGAGCTAGACAGCGCACTAAATAGAATCGTCTCGCAAGTCAAAAAGGTCATGCGGACGGACTGTTGTTCAATCTACCTAGCAGATCATCAAAAACAGCAATTTGTTTTAATGGCGACAGACGGTTTAGCACAAGAATCATTAGGACAAACTACGTTAGGTTTTAGCGAAGGGTTAGTTGGGTTAGTTGCACAACGTGAAGAGCCTTTAAATATCGCTAATGCTCGTCAACACCCACACTTTCTTCACGCACCCGAAGTCAAAGAAGATAAGCTTAATGCCTTCCTTGGTACGCCGATAATCCATCAAAGAAAAGTACTTGGTGTTATTTCTATTCAGCAAGAAACAGCCCGTTATTTTACTGAAACAGAGGAAGCATTTTTAGTCACCTTAGCAGCGCAAATCGCAACAGCGATGGCGAATGCTGAAGCGACAGATATTTTAGGCAAACAACAAGGCAATAGTCAGTGGGTATCGTCTATTAAAGGTGTTGCCGGCTCTGCTGGCGTAGCAATGGCCCCCATTTTTGTTATCCAACCCAATATCGATTTAAGTGTCGTTACGCTTAAAGGAACTGAAGATATTGTTTTTGAACAAAAACGCTTTGTTGACGCCGTAAAAGCGACACGTGCTGATTTTGAACAAATGACGACCAAGCTTGCTAATACCATCGCAGATAGCAGTTTAGATATTTTCGATATGTATAAGCAGCTATTAGATAATGCAAACTTAGGTAAAGAAGTCAGTGAAAAAATAGCATTAGGCTGGACGGCTGAAAGTGCGTTGAAATTAATCATCGATGGTTATGTAGTGCAATTTGAGGACCTAGATGATGACTATTTAAGAGAAAGAGCTAGTGATATAAAAGATCTTGGTAATCGAGTTTTATATAATTTAAAAGCGTCAAATACCAAAACGCATGCAGTACCTGAGGCATTTATTTTGGTTGCTGAAGACGTTACTGCTGCACTTGTTGCTGAATATCAACATTTAGGCTTGAAAGGGATTGTTTCATTACAAGGCTCTAATAATTCACATGCGGCGATATTGGCACGGTCATTGGCAGTGCCAGCTGTTATGGGGATAAGCCGTATACCGCTTGGCAAAATTGATCAAGAAATGTGTATTATCGATGGTTATAGCGGTGAACTTTTTGTCGCGCCTAATGACGCGTTGATTAATGAATATGAACATTTGATCGCAGAGGAAACGGCACTTACTGCGAAAGTTAAAGAAGTAGAAGCATTACCAGCAGAAACGCCAGATGGTAAAAGCATTGAAATTTTATTAAATGCGGGTTTATCTTCAGGCTTTGAAAATTCAAAGAATATTGGTGTAGCGGGCATCGGCTTGTATCGCACTGAAATTCCCTTTATGAATAAAAATTGCTTTCCCTCTGAAGTTGAGCAAACAACACTTTATCAACAAGTACTACATGCGTTTCCAAATCAAGTTGTTACCATGCGAACTTTGGATGTAGGAGGTGATAAAGCACTGCCATACTTTCCAATTGTTGAAGATAACCCCTTTTTAGGTTGGCGTGGTATTCGGATTACCTTAGATCATCCGGAAATATTTCTTTTGCAAGTACGAGCAATGATCAGAGCAAATGCTCATTGTGGTAATTTAGAAATCATGTTACCCATGATTTCGAGTATTGCAGAGGTTGATGAAGCGATAAGGTTAATCAACCAAGCGTATTATGAGTTATCTTCTGAAATAGAAATGACAAATGATAAGGTACTGCCTAAACCTAAAGTTGGTATAATGCTCGAAGTACCTAGTGTTATCTTTCAATTGGGAGAATTAGCGCAAAAAGTCGACTTTTTCTCTGTTGGGAGCAATGATTTAACGCAATATCTTTTAGCGGTAGATAGAAATAATGCACGTGTTGCTGGACTCTATAACTCTTATCATCCTTCGGTACTAAGAGCATTGAGTATGATCGCTCAAGAATCTAATCGATTTATGATACCATTAAGTTTATGTGGAGAATTAGCAAGTGAGCCCGCTGGTGCTTTATTATTGCTCGCAATGGGCTATGATAAAATAAGTATGAACTCTCATAATGTTGCACGGATCATTTGGGTCATTAGACATGTAGAGTTTAAAACTGCGAAGGCAATTTTATCGAAAGTATTAACGTTTTCTGATGCTCAGCAGGTTATTGATTATCTTAATGAACAACTCGAGCAATTAAATTTAGGTGGATTTGTTCGCGCCGGTATGTAA
- a CDS encoding CPBP family glutamic-type intramembrane protease: protein MKVQCFNLLEDTERSLFLYALKIFILVFTVGIGVISIMSLFVRQEAYLVGEFTLASTLKTVFLAPFIETLLMVPVIEVLKKFLKKKLYIGLISGIFWACLHSLVTPLWGIGVFFLFYMMTLAYLFWQEKSTIQAIYVVMIIHALNNASVLLFVFLTSYFT, encoded by the coding sequence TTGAAAGTACAATGTTTCAATTTGCTAGAAGACACGGAGCGATCATTATTTTTGTATGCGCTAAAAATATTTATCTTAGTGTTTACTGTTGGCATTGGGGTAATCTCAATAATGTCTTTGTTTGTTCGTCAAGAAGCATACTTAGTTGGTGAGTTTACCTTGGCAAGCACTTTAAAAACCGTATTTTTAGCACCGTTTATTGAAACATTACTGATGGTTCCTGTAATTGAAGTGCTCAAAAAATTTTTAAAAAAAAAACTGTATATAGGTCTTATCAGTGGAATATTTTGGGCGTGCTTACATTCACTAGTGACTCCTTTATGGGGAATCGGTGTATTTTTCTTATTTTATATGATGACGTTGGCGTATTTATTTTGGCAAGAGAAGTCGACGATACAAGCAATTTACGTTGTTATGATAATACATGCTCTAAATAATGCTTCTGTTCTTCTTTTCGTATTCTTAACGAGTTATTTCACCTAA
- a CDS encoding GGDEF domain-containing protein, giving the protein MNFIRKFEHYLSALYLFTIITLLITSYFTFKEVINSYNKNQHQSIIPLFSIVNTEIIRPLNTAYFMANDPLLIELIEQDNVSQERLLSYLKAMSIRHNIVTFLAIEKHGINIDSTGEVLSLNSDKVEWYYRLKEQNHTQFADIGNAADPHLFFDIKLFNAKDEFLGFAGVAIDLDHFAKAFAQYSERFGFELVFANEKNEVMLSSNYLMKTDSHHRRDEIVNVNDLDWYQSMLENADEKLLNSIVAFTQGDRVVSQMPLQALNWRMYIISPPASEQQEYWTLFLTRIGLFLLVVLVLYSIFIGFLDFFKHKLVASSETDYLTQLPNRSFLTWKFEELACTYNDICVVIADIDYFKQINDQYGHVVGDAVLKEIAKQLENCLRSGDICGRWGGEEFVMLLPDLTSEQAVEIIERLRKSIASFSFSHSSISQPFNITVSFGICQQQSESQSLDNLLQYADKALYKAKSKGRNRTEYFK; this is encoded by the coding sequence ATGAATTTTATTAGAAAGTTCGAGCATTATTTATCAGCCTTGTATTTATTTACCATCATAACGCTGCTTATAACCTCTTACTTTACGTTTAAAGAAGTAATTAACAGCTATAACAAAAACCAACACCAATCAATTATCCCGCTTTTTTCGATTGTTAATACTGAAATTATCAGACCTTTAAATACCGCATATTTTATGGCAAATGACCCATTACTTATCGAATTAATTGAGCAAGATAATGTGAGTCAAGAGCGCTTACTTTCCTATCTTAAAGCAATGTCTATTCGCCATAATATTGTGACTTTTTTAGCGATAGAAAAGCACGGCATCAATATTGACTCTACCGGGGAAGTGTTATCGTTAAACAGTGATAAAGTAGAATGGTATTATAGACTTAAAGAACAAAATCATACGCAGTTTGCTGATATAGGTAATGCCGCAGATCCACATTTATTTTTTGATATAAAACTCTTTAATGCTAAAGATGAGTTTTTAGGGTTTGCAGGTGTCGCCATCGATTTAGACCACTTTGCAAAGGCCTTTGCACAATATAGCGAGCGCTTTGGCTTTGAGCTTGTATTTGCCAATGAAAAAAATGAAGTGATGCTATCTTCAAACTACTTAATGAAAACAGATAGTCACCATCGCCGAGATGAAATCGTTAATGTGAATGATCTTGATTGGTATCAGAGCATGTTAGAAAATGCTGATGAAAAGTTACTTAATTCTATTGTTGCATTTACACAGGGAGATCGTGTGGTGTCGCAAATGCCGTTGCAAGCGTTAAATTGGCGGATGTACATTATATCGCCGCCTGCATCAGAGCAACAAGAATACTGGACGCTTTTTCTAACGCGAATAGGCTTATTTTTACTGGTTGTTTTAGTCCTCTATTCCATCTTTATTGGTTTTCTCGACTTTTTTAAACATAAATTGGTCGCCAGTTCAGAAACGGATTACCTTACTCAACTGCCTAACCGCAGCTTTTTAACGTGGAAATTTGAAGAACTTGCTTGCACCTATAATGATATTTGTGTCGTGATAGCCGATATTGATTATTTTAAGCAAATCAACGATCAGTACGGGCATGTTGTAGGTGATGCAGTACTAAAAGAGATTGCGAAACAATTGGAGAATTGTTTACGCAGTGGGGACATTTGTGGTCGTTGGGGCGGTGAAGAATTCGTTATGTTATTACCTGATCTAACCAGTGAACAAGCAGTAGAAATTATTGAACGACTGCGCAAAAGTATCGCCTCCTTTTCATTCTCTCATTCAAGTATTAGCCAGCCTTTTAATATCACAGTAAGCTTTGGTATATGTCAGCAGCAATCGGAAAGTCAATCACTTGATAATTTACTTCAATATGCTGACAAAGCGCTTTATAAAGCGAAGTCGAAAGGCCGAAACCGCACCGAATACTTTAAATAA
- a CDS encoding YfhL family 4Fe-4S dicluster ferredoxin, translating into MALIIEDSCINCDMCDPECPNKAITLGEEVYEIDPEKCTECVGHYEKPTCMSVCPIDCIKKDPQHIESEAQLLAKFLRIHP; encoded by the coding sequence ATGGCGTTAATTATAGAAGATTCCTGTATTAACTGTGATATGTGTGATCCAGAATGTCCCAATAAAGCAATTACGCTAGGTGAAGAAGTCTACGAGATCGATCCAGAGAAATGCACGGAATGTGTCGGGCATTACGAAAAACCTACATGCATGTCAGTTTGTCCAATTGACTGTATCAAAAAAGATCCTCAACATATCGAAAGCGAAGCACAATTACTTGCTAAATTTCTGCGTATTCACCCTTAA
- a CDS encoding thymidylate synthase yields the protein MKQYLALCKNIIDNGQWVTNERTGKKCLTLINADLTYDVAGNQFPLITTRKSFYKAAIAELLGYLRGYSSAAQFRKIGCNTWNANANDNEAWLSNPHRKGEDDMGRVYGVQGRAWQKPDGSTLDQLKKVVDNLSRGVDDRGEIITFYNPGEFDMGCLRPCMHTHTFSLLGDTLHLTSYQRSCDVPLGLNFNQVQVFTLLALMAQITGHKPGKAYHKIINAHIYEDQLELLRDVQLKREPFPSPQLTINPDIKSLEDIETWVTTDDFTVEGYQHHEAIAYPFSV from the coding sequence ATGAAACAATATTTAGCGTTATGTAAAAACATTATTGATAACGGCCAATGGGTGACGAACGAACGTACAGGTAAAAAGTGTCTGACGTTAATTAATGCTGACTTGACTTATGACGTTGCGGGCAATCAATTTCCATTAATTACCACCCGAAAAAGTTTTTATAAAGCAGCTATTGCAGAGTTATTAGGGTATTTACGTGGCTATAGTAGCGCTGCACAGTTTAGAAAAATAGGCTGTAATACTTGGAATGCTAACGCAAATGACAATGAAGCTTGGCTGAGTAATCCGCATCGCAAAGGTGAGGATGACATGGGGCGTGTATATGGCGTGCAAGGTAGAGCATGGCAAAAACCAGATGGTTCAACGTTAGATCAGTTAAAGAAAGTTGTTGATAATCTCTCTCGTGGTGTTGATGATCGTGGTGAAATTATCACGTTTTATAATCCAGGTGAATTTGACATGGGTTGTTTACGTCCTTGTATGCACACACACACCTTTTCATTATTAGGTGACACATTGCATTTAACGAGTTATCAGCGTTCATGTGATGTCCCATTAGGCTTAAATTTTAATCAAGTGCAAGTGTTTACCTTGTTAGCATTGATGGCACAAATTACCGGCCATAAACCGGGTAAGGCATATCATAAAATTATTAATGCGCATATTTATGAAGATCAGCTTGAATTACTGCGCGATGTGCAATTAAAACGCGAACCGTTTCCATCGCCACAGTTGACAATTAACCCTGATATTAAATCGTTAGAAGATATAGAAACTTGGGTGACTACCGATGACTTTACTGTTGAAGGTTACCAACATCACGAAGCAATCGCGTATCCTTTCAGTGTTTAG
- the rppH gene encoding RNA pyrophosphohydrolase, translating to MIDAEGYRANVGIVIINDRGQVFWARRYGQHSWQFPQGGVDEGETPEQTMYRELHEEVGLKPEHVKVVATTKHWLRYKLPKRLIRHDSKPVCIGQKQKWFLLKLTAKESAVDLQHSNHPEFDDWRWVSYWYPVRQVVAFKRDVYRKVMKEFSNATFSNPRRKRRN from the coding sequence GTGATAGATGCCGAAGGCTATCGAGCCAATGTCGGCATAGTTATAATTAATGACAGGGGACAAGTATTTTGGGCGCGACGTTATGGCCAGCACTCGTGGCAATTTCCGCAGGGCGGAGTTGACGAAGGTGAAACGCCAGAACAAACAATGTATCGTGAGTTACACGAAGAAGTAGGTTTGAAGCCAGAACACGTTAAAGTGGTGGCGACGACTAAACATTGGTTGCGTTATAAATTACCCAAGCGCTTGATCCGGCATGACAGCAAGCCTGTGTGTATTGGTCAAAAACAAAAATGGTTTTTACTTAAGCTAACTGCGAAAGAGTCTGCGGTAGATTTACAGCATTCAAACCATCCTGAATTTGACGATTGGCGTTGGGTAAGTTATTGGTACCCGGTAAGGCAAGTGGTTGCATTTAAAAGAGATGTTTATCGTAAAGTGATGAAAGAATTTTCTAATGCAACGTTTTCAAATCCTCGCCGAAAACGTCGAAATTAG
- a CDS encoding HDOD domain-containing protein: MGTENALYTILVEKIKQKSLVLPTLPEVALKVREAADDPQINLGQMSDIISHDPALSMGMLKVANSAILGRGVKVETVNQAVTRIGLRQIKSIATAMALEQVFVSENEIVSLYLKKSWAKTIDVASVAITLMTFYQKEHKHSPLTLDTLTLAALIHSIGVLPILTEAECHPDVFANPTFLQQAIIKLSSKVGAEVTRAWDLSEEFTEIVQNWSDLTVLPAEVSYLDFIRAGAIYNGIFKNEATQEVLIKSYVNKGVLPDIDFMNSDEFKDLLHDVKSMFN; encoded by the coding sequence ATGGGAACTGAGAATGCGCTGTACACCATACTTGTAGAAAAAATCAAACAAAAGTCACTCGTATTACCAACCTTGCCTGAAGTTGCTTTAAAAGTGAGAGAAGCAGCAGATGATCCGCAAATTAACTTAGGTCAAATGAGTGATATTATTTCTCATGATCCAGCGTTATCTATGGGCATGTTAAAAGTTGCGAATAGTGCGATTCTCGGTAGAGGTGTTAAGGTTGAAACGGTAAATCAAGCCGTTACACGTATAGGGTTAAGACAAATAAAAAGCATCGCTACTGCGATGGCGTTAGAACAAGTATTTGTCTCAGAAAATGAAATTGTCTCTCTTTATCTAAAAAAATCGTGGGCAAAAACAATTGACGTTGCCTCTGTTGCAATAACATTGATGACATTTTATCAAAAAGAACATAAGCATTCACCGTTGACATTAGATACGCTGACGTTAGCAGCCCTGATACATAGTATTGGTGTGTTACCGATATTAACAGAAGCGGAATGTCATCCAGATGTCTTTGCTAACCCAACTTTTTTACAGCAAGCGATAATTAAACTTTCCAGTAAAGTTGGTGCTGAAGTTACTAGAGCATGGGATTTATCTGAAGAATTTACTGAAATTGTACAAAATTGGAGTGACTTAACGGTGCTGCCAGCGGAAGTTAGTTACTTAGATTTTATTCGTGCTGGCGCAATTTATAATGGCATCTTTAAAAATGAAGCAACGCAAGAAGTGTTAATAAAAAGCTATGTTAATAAAGGTGTTTTACCTGATATCGACTTTATGAATTCGGATGAATTTAAAGATTTGTTGCATGATGTCAAATCTATGTTCAATTAA
- the rdgC gene encoding recombination-associated protein RdgC has protein sequence MWFKNLYFFAFTRPFEWSEQDLIKHLNEHLFTPCGSTEMSHFGWVNALGKHGDSVVHSVNGNHLLCARKEEKILPAPVIKEMLEEKVAVLENEHGRSATKKEKEQFKEDIIFELLPRAFSRVTDMHGYINAEHNIIVINTSSRSKAEDFLALLRKVLGTLPVTSVSPEKAPDELMTDWLTETSLGESFELGTEAELHGLGDDGAIVRVKNQDLTSEEIKSHLDAEKFAVKLELVWDDAMSCILCDDFAIKRLKFFDVLHEQNEDIDKDDVLARLDADFALMAGELNRFIGDLLHEFDCKTSDYLEK, from the coding sequence ATGTGGTTTAAGAATTTATATTTTTTCGCTTTTACGCGCCCTTTCGAATGGTCAGAACAAGATCTGATCAAACATTTAAACGAACACTTATTTACGCCATGCGGTTCTACTGAAATGTCTCATTTCGGTTGGGTTAATGCATTAGGTAAGCATGGTGATTCAGTGGTTCACTCTGTCAATGGTAATCATTTGCTGTGCGCTCGAAAAGAAGAAAAGATCTTACCGGCTCCTGTTATTAAGGAGATGTTAGAAGAGAAAGTCGCCGTGTTAGAAAATGAGCACGGTCGCAGTGCAACCAAAAAAGAAAAAGAGCAATTCAAAGAAGATATTATTTTTGAATTATTGCCTCGTGCATTTTCTCGCGTTACAGATATGCATGGCTACATTAACGCTGAGCACAATATTATCGTGATCAACACGAGTAGCAGAAGCAAAGCAGAAGACTTCCTTGCACTTCTACGAAAAGTTTTAGGAACTCTTCCTGTAACCAGTGTTTCACCTGAAAAAGCCCCTGATGAACTTATGACAGACTGGTTAACCGAAACCAGCTTAGGTGAATCATTTGAGTTAGGTACCGAAGCAGAACTTCATGGCTTAGGAGATGATGGCGCAATTGTACGCGTTAAAAATCAAGATTTAACAAGTGAAGAAATCAAAAGCCACTTAGATGCTGAAAAGTTTGCAGTCAAGCTCGAACTTGTTTGGGACGATGCTATGTCTTGTATTCTATGTGATGACTTTGCGATTAAACGCCTTAAGTTTTTTGATGTACTACATGAGCAAAACGAAGATATTGATAAAGATGATGTATTAGCACGCTTAGACGCTGATTTTGCCTTAATGGCAGGTGAACTCAATCGCTTTATTGGTGACTTATTGCATGAATTTGACTGTAAAACCTCTGATTATTTAGAAAAGTAA